One window of Scheffersomyces stipitis CBS 6054 chromosome 1, whole genome shotgun sequence genomic DNA carries:
- the FKS3 gene encoding 1,3-beta-glucan synthase (FKS3) (1,3-beta-glucan synthase component FKS3 (1,3-beta-D-glucan-UDP glucosyltransferase)), translating to YTAWCEENNAPIPVETIESIFEELGTIFGFQKDNVRNMLDYFNCLLDSRSCRMDCSLALLSLHADYIGGDRSNYKKWYLSSQIENVGQKKAKSEKESDWPTQDYRWKKKMQNYTNTDYIYQLALYLLIWGEANNLRFMSEYICFIYKCAIDYYYSLGELQESIAVPEFHFLDNVITPLYSYIRGQRYKIKDGKWKRNGKDHNEIIGYDDVNQFFWFGKNIEKLKFQNGSQFQRLGTLPPQNWYHRLPAIKWEQAFQKTYRETRTWLHVFTNFSRVWIIHMTMFWYYTSFNSPTLYTKNYSQLLDNKPPPQVTLAVVSLGSVISCLISLVSIVSECRYVPRRFPGSQPIFGRLICLIILTGINIAPSCYILFFIPIDVYSKRGLIIGICQFINSIFTFLYLSVESPNRLFNFILGNKHDRNPSVTFTSSFPNLKPRGQCLSVLLWVFIFAAKFTESYFFLTLSLRDPIRVLSIMEMNRCSGDIIFGNFLCRQQPRVVLGLLYLTNLILFFLDTYLWYIICNCFFSVGLTFSSGNSIFTPWRNIFSRLPERIAAKMIFASPDIKNGKAFLISQVWNSIIVSMYREHLISIEQVNRLVYQSVREADSEDNVIPPLFFVYQDDNSISMKDFFYPKGEAERRISFFAQSLATPLLDPYPTRALPSFTVLVPHYSEKIILGLKEIIKEDKDSKLSLLEYLKQLHPNDWECFVQDSKVLQQISSANPEDYDPLNLNINSSTITTKTDKETEYMKNKINDLPFYCVGFKDTTPEYTIRTRIWSSLRCQTLYRTVSGFMNYETAIKLLYRLEDKDQYMSFESPLEMEYELNQFSNRKFRLLIAMQRYQKFSGEEREAAHLLFRTYPSINVAYLEEVPREDGQLDYYSTLLDLSNPNPDNTFGCKYKIKLSGNPILGDGKSDNQNHSLIFTRGEYIQVVDANQDNYLEECLKIKSVLAEFEEMENNSASEYIPEVTDDNSNCPVAILGTREYIFSENIGILGDIAAGKEQTFGTLFSRTLAEIGGKLHYGHPDFLNSIFMTTRSGISKAQKGLHLNEDIYAGMTASSRGGRIKHCDYYQCGKGRDLGFGTILNFTTKIGSGMGEQILSREYFYMGTRLPIDRFLSFYYAHAGFHLNNLFIILSVQIFMVTIINLGALVHESILCNYNPSVPYTDIEEPIGCYNLQPVLNWINRFVLSVFICFFISFVPLLTQELIEKGYVKALARVFYHFVSLSPLFEVFVCQVFSKSLRDNLTYGEARYVATGRGFAISRVPFSTLYSRYSPVSINLGIKIFFSLLFATMTIWQFSLIWFWITIVSLCLAPFIFNPHQFEVGEFFLDYREFIHWMSRGNTSSSNNSWIHYVKSQRSRVTGVRRIARSETSIEIEDTRSARVNTILSEVVLRLFECIFLFIPYMFINSQNGVSVPARVNPLLRILCVALLPYTVNIVILLVLHPISFLSGWILQYCCPSVTSVIAGLVHFVSILGNIVAFQVLLLLEGWNLQRAACGFIFITSFHRFIFHFVITVFVSRELSLDSPNLSWWSGRWFTSGLGIHIISQPLREFIVKIFELNSFACDFVAGHCLMFSMTPFLLVPLADKWHTSMLFWLKPSKKFRRAIYSRKRTRQRQRRMVRYGFLYFVIMALLAAIFLAPLFLNHYIPNLRPRLPPPYSELFQPNHQLNNDTGENAPYYIPRAKPRPLPMRTVA from the coding sequence TATACTGCTTGGTGTGAAGAAAACAATGCCCCGATACCTGTAGAAACTATTGAAAGTAtctttgaagagttggGAACCATCTTTGGATTTCAAAAGGATAATGTCAGAAACATGCTTGATTATTTCAATTGTCTTCTAGACTCAAGATCCTGTCGAATGGACTGTTCTTTGGCCCTTCTCTCCTTGCATGCGGACTACATTGGAGGTGACCGGTCCAATTACAAAAAATGGTACTTGAGTTCACAAATCGAAAACGTCGGACAGAAGAAGGCCAAATCAGAAAAGGAATCGGACTGGCCCACTCAGGATTACCgatggaagaagaaaatgcaAAACTACACCAATACAGATTATATCTACCAATTAGCCTTGTATCTCCTTATTTGGGGAGAGGCTAACAATTTGAGGTTCATGTCGGAATACATATGTTTCATCTACAAGTGTGCAATTGATTATTACTACTCTCTTGgagaacttcaagagaGCATTGCCGTGCCTGagtttcattttcttgatAATGTAATAACCCCACTTTATTCGTATATCCGTGGGCAAAGATATAAAATAAAAGATGGAAAATGGaagagaaatggaaaagaCCACAATGAAATAATTGGATACGATGATGTCAACCAATTCTTCTGGTTTGGGAAAAATATAGAAAAAttaaaatttcaaaatggaTCACAGTTTCAAAGGCTAGGAACTCTTCCACCTCAAAATTGGTACCATAGACTACCGGCAATTAAATGGGAACAAGCATTTCAAAAGACGTACAGAGAGACTAGGACTTGGCTACACGTTTTCACAAATTTTAGTAGGGTATGGATTATCCACATGACCATGTTCTGGTACTATACGTCTTTCAACTCTCCAACGCTATACACCAAGAATTATTCCCAATTATTGGATAATAAACCGCCTCCTCAAGTAACACTTGCGGTGGTTTCCTTAGGAAGTGTAATTTCATGCTTGATATCTTTAGTATCAATAGTATCTGAGTGTAGATATGTACCCAGAAGGTTTCCTGGATCACAACCAATTTTTGGAAGGTTGATTTGCTTAATTATCCTCACAGGCATAAATATTGCCCCTTCCTGTTAcatccttttcttcattcctATTGACGTCTATTCAAAGCGTGGGCTAATAATTGGTATATGCCAGTTCATCAATTCAATCTTTACATTTCTTTACTTATCAGTTGAATCTCCCAATAGgctcttcaattttattCTTGGAAACAAACATGACAGGAATCCTCTGGTTACATTTACTTCATCATTTCCAAATCTTAAACCTCGCGGCCAATGCTTATCAGTTCTTCTCTGGGTTTTcattttcgcagccaaattCACAGAGTCTTACTTTTTCTTAACTCTTTCCTTACGAGATCCCATCCGAGTTCTATCTATCATGGAAATGAACAGATGTTCTGGGGACATTATATTTGGAAATTTCTTGTGTCGACAACAACCAAGGGTAGTATTGGGACTTCTATACCTCACAAATTtgattcttttcttcctcgaCACCTATCTCTGGTACATTATCTGtaattgcttcttttcagtTGGTCttacattttcttctggaaactCAATATTCACACCTTGGAGAAACatcttttcaagattaCCAGAAAGAATAGCAGCAAAAATGATATTTGCCAGTCCAGATATCAAAAATGGAAAAGCTTTCCTAATATCGCAGGTTTGGAATAGCATCATTGTTTCCATGTATAGAGAACATTTGATTTCCATAGAACAAGTGAATAGGCTAGTTTACCAGCTGGTTAGAGAAGCGGATAGCGAAGACAACGTCATACCCCCATTGTTCTTTGTCTACCAAGATGACAATTCTATTAGCATGAAGGATTTCTTCTATCCGAAAGGTGAAGCAGAGAGAagaatttctttctttgccCAATCTTTAGCAACACCACTTCTTGATCCATACCCAACTAGAGCATTACCTTCATTTACAGTCCTAGTTCCCCACTACTCAGAAAAGATTATATTAGGATTgaaagaaatcatcaaagaagacaaagattCTAAGCTCTCTCTATTGGAGTATCTAAAACAGTTACATCCAAATGATTGGGAATGCTTTGTACAAGATTCAAAAGTATTGCAACAGATTTCATCAGCAAACCCAGAAGATTATGATCCTTTGAACCTTAACATAAACTCGTCAACAATCACCACCAAAACTGACAAAGAGACAGAGTAcatgaagaacaagatcaatgaCTTACCTTTTTACTGTGTTGGATTCAAAGATACTACCCCAGAGTACACTATAAGAACAAGGATCTGGTCTTCTTTACGTTGTCAAACCTTATACAGAACTGTTTCAGGGTTCATGAACTACGAAACTGCTATCAAGTTACTCTACCGATTGGAAGATAAAGATCAGTATATGTCGTTTGAATCGCCTCTTGAAATGGAGTACGAACTAAACCAGTTTTCCAATAGAAAGTTCAGACTACTTATCGCAATGCAAAGATACCAAAAGTTTTCAGGAGAGGAGAGAGAAGCGGCTCACTTGTTGTTTAGAACGTATCCTTCGATTAATGTCGCCTACCTTGAAGAGGTACCACGTGAAGATGGTCAATTAGACTACTATTCGACATTATTGGATTTGTCAAATCCAAACCCAGACAATACCTTTGGTTGCAAATACAAAATAAAGCTTTCAGGAAACCCAATTCTTGGAGATGGAAAATCAGATAATCAAAATCATTCCTTGATATTTACCCGTGGGGAGTATATTCAAGTAGTAGATGCCAATCAGGATAACTATTTGGAAGAATGcttgaaaatcaaatctgTACTTGCTGAATTCGAAGAAATGGAGAATaattctgcttctgaatATATTCCGGAGGTAACAGATGATAATTCGAATTGCCCAGTTGCAATTCTTGGGACTAGAGAGTATATATTCTCTGAAAATATTGGGATTTTGGGTGATATAGCTGCCGGAAAGGAACAAACGTTTGGGACATTATTTTCCAGAACGCTAGCAGAGATAGGTGGAAAGCTTCACTATGGACACCCAGACTTTTTGAATTCGATATTTATGACTACAAGAAGTGGAATTTCGAAAGCTCAGAAAGGGTTGCACTTGAACGAGGACATCTACGCCGGAATGACAGCTTCTAGTAGAGGAGGAAGAATCAAGCATTGTGACTACTACCAATGtggaaaaggaagagaCTTAGGATTTGGAACCATTTTAAATTTCACCACAAAAATAGGTTCTGGAATGGGAGAGCAGATTCTTTCAAGGGAGTATTTCTACATGGGAACTCGGTTGCCAATCGATAGGTTCCTATCTTTCTATTACGCACATGCTGGATTTCACCTTAATAATCTCTTCATCATACTTTCAGTCCAAATATTCATGGTCACTATAATCAACCTAGGAGCTTTAGTACATGAATCAATTCTATGTAATTATAATCCTTCTGTCCCTTATActgatattgaagaacCCATTGGATGTTATAATTTGCAGCCTGTACTTAATTGGATTAACAGGTTTGTGCTATCCGTTttcatctgcttcttcatttccttcGTTCCTTTGCTAACACAAGAGCTCATAGAAAAGGGATATGTCAAGGCATTGGCAAGAGTTTTCTATCATTTCGTGTCGTTGTCTCCACTTTTTGAAGTGTTTGTTTGTCAAGTATTCTCAAAGTCTTTGAGGGACAACCTAACTTATGGAGAAGCAAGATACGTTGCAACTGGAAGAGGGTTTGCAATTTCTCGAGTTCCTTTTTCCACACTCTATTCCCGATACTCACCTGTTTCAATTAACTTGGGAATCaagatttttttttctttacTATTTGCAACTATGACGATATGGCAATTCTCATTGATTTGGTTTTGGATTACAATAGTCTCATTGTGTCTTGCACCTTTTATCTTCAATCCTCACCagtttgaagttggtgagTTCTTTTTGGATTACAGGGAATTCATTCATTGGATGTCTAGAGGGAATACATCATCGTCAAACAATTCTTGGATTCATTATGTGAAAAGTCAACGTTCCAGAGTTACTGGGGTGAGAAGGATTGCACGATCAGAAACAAGCATAGAGATAGAAGATACAAGATCTGCCAGAGTGAACACTATCCTCAGCGAAGTAGTCTTGAGGCTATTTGAATGTATTTTCCTATTCATCCCATACATGTTCATTAATTCTCAAAATGGGGTTTCCGTTCCAGCCCGAGTTAACCCATTGCTTCGGATTCTTTGTGTTGCACTACTTCCTTACACAGTCAATATTgtaattcttcttgtattgCACccaatttcatttctaaGTGGTtggattcttcaatattgctGTCCTAGCGTGACATCTGTGATCGCTGGATTGGTTCACtttgtttcaattttggGAAATATTGTTGCCTTTCAGGTTCTTCTCTTGCTTGAAGGATGGAACTTACAAAGAGCAGCTTGTGGGTTCATCTTTATTACTAGCTTCCACAGAtttattttccattttgtCATCACTGTCTTCGTATCCCGAGAATTGCTGTTGGACAGTCCCAACCTATCCTGGTGGTCTGGCCGTTGGTTTACAAGTGGTCTTGGGATTCACAttatttcgcagccattaAGAGAGTTCATAGTGAAGATCTTTGAGTTGAACTCTTTTGCATGTGACTTTGTAGCTGGGCATTGTCTCATGTTCAGTATGACACCCTTTCTCCTTGTCCCACTAGCAGATAAATGGCATACAAGCATGCTCTTCTGGCTCAAACCTTCCAAAAAGTTCCGTAGGGCCATTTACTCCAGAAAAAGAACTCGCCAGAGACAAAGGCGTATGGTGCGCTACGGATTTCTCTACTTTGTGATCATGGCACTCTTAGCAGCCATTTTTTTGGCACCACTATTTCTCAACCACTACATTCCAAACCTAAGACCTCGGCTCCCTCCCCCGTATTCAGAACTCTTCCAGCCCAACCACCAGTTGAATAATGACACCGGGGAAAATGCCCCGTACTATATTCCACGAGCCAAACCGCGCCCTCTCCCAATGCGGACTGTAGCTTAG
- a CDS encoding predicted protein translates to MQKFDPPSYPPPPQYSQEPEEELYDQTDLENGQFQNYSEKPVSSENFEESFKIEKPKWNDWPFTLFFLAVVVGFVAVAVITINALRARFGFEGTGIYGSSNTFSLNTNTIVLFAFVIVVGLVLSTLIMVYARMAPRIFITTGLILNVVLGIGTAIYYFVVHYYSAAIVFLVFSLFSAYCYWSCRSRIPFSATVLEITIDVMKRYPSTLVVSLIGIIASAAFSALFSIVIVATYVKFDPNPNNEGCSVGGGNCSQAKLVGVLVFVFFAGFYISEVFRNVIHVVIAGIYGTWYYLAGSDQGAPRVPALGALKRALTYCFGSICFGSLIVAFIQLLRAFIQALRQNALAGGDNCAFCALCILDLIVGFIDWMVRYFNHYAYCYVALYGKSYLRSAKDTFDLLRYKGMDALINDCFINTALNFYALFVAFVTALLSFLYLRFTEPDYNADGNFYAPVMAFAFLISGQITRVATSVIESGISTFFVALAKDPEVFQMTNRNRFDEIFRNYPQVLQKITSDH, encoded by the exons ATGCAG AAGTTCGATCCTCCTTCCTACCCTCCTCC G CCTCAATACTCGCAGGAGCCTGAAGAGGAATTGTATGATCAAACCGACTTGGAAAATGGCCAATTCCAGAATTACAGCGAGAAGCCAGTGAGTTCCGAAAACTTTGAGGAAAGTTTTAAGATAGAAAAGCCAAAATGGAATGACTGGCCATTCACACTTTTCTTCCTCGCTGTCGTTGTTGGATTCGTAGCTGTAGCAGTAATTACTATCAATGCCTTGAGAGCTAGGTTCGGTTTTGAAGGAACAGGCATCTATGGCTCGTCCAATACCTTCAGTTTGAATACGAATACGATCGTCTTGTTCGCTTTTGTCATTGTCGTGGGGTTGGTATTGTCTACTTTGATTATGGTATACGCTCGTATGGCTCCCCGGATTTTTATCACTACTGGTTTGATCTTGAATGTGGTATTGGGCATCGGTACAGCCATTTATTATTTCGTAGTTCACTATTACTCTGCTGCCATTGTGTTCTTGGTGTTCTCGCTCTTCTCGGCCTACTGCTACTGGAGTTGCCGTAGCAGGATCCCGTTCAGTGCGACCGTTCTTGAGATTACCATTGATGTCATGAAAAGATACCCCTCAACCTTGGTAGTTTCCCTCATTGGTATAATTGCTTCGGCTGCTTTCAGTGCTTTGTTTAGTATTGTAATTGTCGCTACTTATGTTAAGTTTGATCCTAACCCAAACAACGAAGGTTGTTCTGTTGGTGGAGGCAACTGTTCGCAAGCCAAGTTGGTAGGTGTTCTTGTGTTTGTGTTCTTTGCTGGATTCTACATATCTGAAGTTTTCAGAAATGTCATCCATGTTGTCATAGCTGGTATTTATGGTACCTGGTATTACTTGGCTGGATCCGATCAGGGTGCCCCAAGAGTTCCAGCTTTAGGTGCTTTGAAGAGAGCCTTGACTTACTGTTTTGGTTCTATTTGTTTCGGTTCTTTGATCGTAGCTTTTATCCAACTTCTCAGGGCATTTATCCAAGCTCTTAGACAGAATGCCTTAGCTGGTGGTGACAACTGCGCCTTCTGTGCTCTCTgtattcttgatttgaTCGTTGGTTTCATCGACTGGATGGTCCGTTACTTCAACCATTATGCTTACTGCTACGTTGCTTTATACGGAAAGAGTTATCTCAGATCAGCAAAGGACACCTTCGACTTGCTCCGTTATAAAGGTATGGATGCTTTGATTAATGACTGTTTCATTAATACTGCATTGAATTTCTATGCCTTGTTTGTTGCCTTCGTCACTGCTCTCTTGTCTTTCCTCTACTTGAGATTCACTGAACCAGATTACAATGCTGACGGTAACTTCTATGCGCCAGTTATGGCGTTTGCCTTCTTAATCTCTGGACAGATCACCCGTGTTGCTACTTCAGTCATCGAGTCTGGTATTTCTACATTCTTCGTCGCCTTGGCTAAGGACCCAGAAGTGTTCCAGATGACTAACAGGAACAGATTCGACGagatcttcagaaactacCCCCAGGTATTACAGAAGATCACCAGTGACCATTAG